The Rhodamnia argentea isolate NSW1041297 chromosome 10, ASM2092103v1, whole genome shotgun sequence sequence TAACAAATCAACAGAAATTAAATTCTTCCTAATCTCGGGTACATACAATACATTCAGAAGGGTAACTTTCTTTCCCGAAGTGAAGTCTAACTCCACGAAGCCTTGGCCTTCGATTTTTGCAACACTGGTGTTTGCCATTTGGACCTCTCAATAGTTAATGTCAACAACCTCTTGAAAGTTCTTGATCATGGACTTATCCTTGCACACGTGGATTGTTGCTCCGGAATCCAACCACCAACCCGATTGAGCAAGTACCGTTGATTTCGAATCGTGGCCACAATACCATCAAATTTCTCAGAAATTTCCAAGTTTGAAAACTTATGTGTAACCATGGCCACATAGTTTTCTTCAACAGCATTGGTATCCGCCTTCACAATTGGCATTGGTGTATTCTTCTCCTTGGAAGTATTGTTCTTGCGATGCCTACAGTCCCTTGCAAAATGGCCCACTTTGCCGCAAACGAAACagcctcctttctttttcttttgtgcctTCTTaaaattcttctctctcttgcgTTTCGGGTTCGGGTTATTTTTGGACTGAAATCCATTACCCGTCAGGACATTCACTTTAGTCTCGTATAGTCCAGAATTTTCACACAAGCGTGACTCTTCTTCAATGCGAAGATGTTTCTAGAGTTGAACCAAAGTTATGTCCTCTGTCTTGTGCATAAGCCTTTTCCCATAGTCCTTCCAACTTGAAGGCAATTTAGCAATGATTGCTCCAACTTGAAATGCTTCTGGTATGTCGATTTTGAGAGCACGAATTTTGTTCACTAGAACTTGTAGTTCATGGACTTGCTCCGGAAGGGGTTTAGCatcaataaatttgaaatcgaAATATTTAGCAATCGGATATTTGTTAGTACCTTGTTCCTCTGCTTTGTACTTGAATTCGAGTGCATTCCATATTTCCCTAGCCGACTTCATTTCTGTGAACAAGTCATATAATCGATCGGACAGCGTATTGAGAATGTGCCCGCGACAAAGTAGTTCGTCTTCATCACGTTTCTTCTTTGCCTTATTCACCCTCTCAATTTCTTCAGCATTTGGTTCTTGCCCTTCGGTGGTAGGAACAAGATCTTCAATAGGCGCCAAATTCGGGTCCAGAATATATGATATCTTCAAAGCCGTAAGCAGAAACATTACTTTGTCCTTCCAACGTGAGAGGTTGTTGCCGTCGAACCGATCTAACTTGACCATATCCTGATTCATCACTTTGATGGTTTCCGACTCCATTGTTGTGCGaaaattgatcctaaaaattgttggaaaaaaattaatggaagggAGTAACAATGTGGTCGGATTTTGAGacgtgtaatcactctcttttaggatcaatttgccccacAAAGTTGCTACGGGTTTCTGGCAAATTCCCTtaaggatacaacaaagtcgcgATGAGATTCttggatagcaattccagtaaatctcctaaaacactctacgaaacaatgaagattggttgtctctcttttgaaggaaaatgaaagaaataaaaagttgactcggaaattgaacagaattgtcctttatataacactaatagaacacacctcttggtgtccAAAGCGCCCATGTACGAATACACCTATTCATATCCGAAACATCGCACTTATTCATATCCGAAACATCGCACCAATTCATCTCCAAAACATTACAATTCGGACATGACTGTTCGTGAGTGATAACAATCATTCAGACACAACCGTTCGTAAGTGACAACCGCCATTCGGACACAACTGTTCATGTCTGAACAatcataattaataatatagaatataaatattaaaagaattgatttcgaaaggaaaagtaataataataattaaggtttattcgaaaggaaaagtaataataataattaagagaattgatttcaaaaggaaaagtaataataataattaaggtttatttgaaaggaaaagtaataataataattaaggtttatttcCGTCCACAGCGCGCCAAGTGCTAAGTGCATCTAATAATCGCGCACCCGcacgcgggtatagtggggtctagcccacttgcccatttctttattctgaAAGACCATTGTgaccttctaactaataaagagacttgcactcttctttctatcctatgtgggattgaaaaggcaacttttgttttaacaaacaaacttcaacattaGGTTGACCCGTCAATAATCCATACACATCGGCTGATTCTTGTTCACCTTGTTTTATAGCCCCAAGGAAAAAGATACCCTGAATCCCGAGTAGAAATTCTATTTGTGATCCGAATCTATACCAACGTagtacccacaaaaaaaaaataaaacaaactttatttttccctcttgaagaaaacaaacaagatcTTCACATGGCTCGATCACTCGCTGACGGTTTGTTTCGACGACAAGTAGAAGCTGTCGAGGAACGAGGCACCATCGGAAAGCGATAAGTTGCCGCCGCTTAGGGCACAATGTGGATTCAAGGGTAATGCGGGGTTGCAAGACATTTGAGTGTTCGAGTGAGTGTAACTTTGCAACTCTCTAATGATTAGTGGTTTACTTGCCGCTTGGTCTCTCGGTGAAATAGGTGCTGATGTTCGGATTCAACCATGTAAATCTttcgtgtttttttattttcctcgtcAATCTTGTCATGTAATTCGTTCACTCGCATTTGATTTAAATTGCAAAATCCATTAACTTCCACAGTTTTTTTCGCAGCAGGTGGCGTTTGGGTAAAGTAAAAGACTACGAACTATAACACTGGGTTGGTTTGGTTGAATGAagttctctttcctctttcctgGTGTCGTGGTGCAAGTGAGGGAAGAagacaatgagagagagagagagagagagagagagagagagagagtactaaggaggaggaagaagacgaaataGAGGGGGGCAGGGAGAAACAGAGTActaggaggaggaagaagacgaaataGAGGGGGCAGGGAGAAACAGAGTACTAtggagtaggggtgagcaaaaaagaccgcccgGACCCGatccgatggtccggttcccggttcctaaaattggaaccggtgacacAGCGGTCCGATTCCAGGGCCCAGGACCGGACtggtcctttttttaaaaatttttttttaaaacaaacctaacgtttacttgttgtttaggtttaggtcatttagggtTCGATCCAGAATTGTCAATCGAAGAGGCCTTGACTTCGCCGAGCTCGTGGTACACCGACCCTTGTTTCCTCGACCTTGAGCTCGATTgcatcttctatcaaagtgtgtatCCATTTTTCGGAAACGCGGACCGGAAATCCTTAGAACcacccgggaaccggaccggaccaacggtccggtccggttcccggttccgagGTCGGCCGGTCCGGttcgcggttccgaaaagtgggaatcgggaccaccggtctGGTTCcccattttttatgggaaccggaccggatcgggaaccactcacccctactttggaggatgaagaagacgaaATAGAGGGGGCAGGGCTGTACAGGGACCGGGAAATATTTCGTGAGATCCTCCGAAATCTTGTTGGGCTCacctatatttatttttcaaaatcataatGATTATGGCAAGAcatcattctttttatttttattttttttaggaagatgACTTTTGGGGTCAAATTACCATAGTGGCCATGGCAGAAAGTTTCTAAATCCCATGCAACTaaacatatatatttaatacacaacatgtcctaatatgttggaatcttttatttttgataaatgacaTCTCGACGTGTTACGTGTCGATACCGATACTATTTGATAATAGAATGAACCAAACAAGAAAACCCAAATGCTTTTCCTTATCTTCTACTGACCAACCGCAATTTCAGTGGCCAAATGGCAGCTGCAACGACCAAAAGGAACCACTCATTATATGTCCCGTGAAGTGGTCTTCAAGGAGAAATGTTTTGGGATTTCTTTCCTCACATTGTTGGTCAAGAAGTTCCGATCTACTTGGACGACTCTGTCACCCATCCGCCGTCCGAAATCTTTCGGATCCATCTATATCCTTCGATCGGTCGGTTTTCGTTAATggattcaaactcgagacatatattatAATATTGCCATTATTATAAACAGGCGGCGCCAATGACGATTCATGAGTGAGAGGGACTGGTCACATATCCTTATTTTACCTGCGGTCCCTAACTTTAATAGTGTAGATTCATAACAACCACCTATTGAATCGGTCGGGTTTAGCTTCCATATAGCAAAGAAAACACAAACATCCATGAACGACAAGAGATCCAGCGTCAAATGACCTCTTTGCTTTTACTGTAGTTATTCAAAATATGCAAAGTTTATAAATCTCGGATTCTACCAAAATAATTATGTCCTTTTCAATCGTAAATCTGTAGCTTTCCAAGTTGTGAATCATGCCAACTCCTGTTACTCGTTGCAAAGGGACAAATGGCCCGATTGATAGCAGAATTTTGAGGGCTAAcgacgacaaaaaaaaacaaggttagGGGACCGAGCGAAAGCGATGGTAGTGATCTAGAGAAAGCAGAAAGAAATGCAAAAGGACCTCTCCAATGGCCATTATGAACTAGAAGAAGTTAGACGAACATATACCTCATTAGATTCAAAGAGGCAAGCCTGCCATGGATTACCTAGTCTTGCTTTTGTGCCTTCACTTACTGTGGGGCTTGATCCAAGCTCTCTCTTTCGTTGGGACGAGAGTCCAAACGGCTCCCTCCAACCTCCCGCCCGGTCCGCGGCCTCTTCCGCTCATCGGTGACCTCCTCGAACTCGGAAAGCTTCCCCACAAGTCTCTTGCCAGGCTTGCCCGCACTTACGGCCCCATAATGAAACTTCAGCTCGGCTTCATAACCACTGTTGTCATTTCTTCTCCAGCACTCGCCAAAGAAATCCTCCGAACCCACGATGCCATCTTCGTGAGTCGAACGATTCCGGACACCATCACGGCCCACAACCACGATCAACTCGGCTTGCCCTGGATGCCCATTTCGCCTCTCTTTCGAAAGCTTAGAAAAATGTACAACTCCCATCTATTGTCCAATACGAAACTTGATTCCAACCAGCAACTTCGCAGCATGAAAGTTGAAGAACTTGTCTGCTACGTTCGGAGATGTGCGCACAGTGGCGATGCCATAGACATTGGCGAGGCTGCTTTTAGGACTAGCCTCAACTCTCTGTCGAACACGGTTTTCTCACTGGACATGACTTGCCCTTCAAATTCAGCTAAAGAGTTGAAGGAGCTGGTGTGGCAAATCATGGCCGAGGTTGGAAAGCCAAACCTTGCAGATTACTTTCGTGTGCTGAAGAAGATTGATCCACAGGGCTTGAAGCGCCGGACGGAATTGTGTTTTGGCGAGATGTTCGATATCTTCGATGTCCTCATCAAGAAACGGTGGCAGCTGAGGATGCAGTCCGGTTCAGTTACTAGCAACGATGTCTTGGATGCTCTTCTTGATGTAGTGGAAGAGAAGAGTGAGGACATGGACATCTCTCTAGTCAAGCATCTGCTTCTGGTATTCAATCTTCTCTTTGTTTGTCACTACCTTATTTGTCGAACAATATTTTCATTCACCTGTCGTCGTTGTCGTCATTGGACCAAAAAATACTAGGGAAAAACACCGTTGCGGCGCACGATGATCTTATTGTTATAATTTTTCGTACAATTTATAAGTTTGATTCACTCAGCATAAATAGAACAACCTTATGGAATCAAGGTTATTGATCTATTTCACTTTGTTTGTACTTGGTTTCACTTATTTTGCTGCAAACGATGAATCTAAATCTTCCCATCGTAAGTACTTATCATGCTCTGCTGTCCGTTGCAAATGATGACCACAGGACTTCTTTGTTGCCGGTACCGAAACCACTTCAAGTACTCTAGAGTGGGCAATGGCGGAGCTACTTTGCAACTCGGAGAAGCTATCAAAAGCCCAATCCGAGCTCCATGAAGTCATCGGCAAAGGCAACCGGATGGAGGAAGTCGATATCCCTCGCTTACCATACTTACAGGCTATCGTAAAAGAAACTTTTCGACTTCACCCACCGTTTCCACTCCTCCTCCCACGCAAGTCTGAAGCCGATACACAAATAGGCGGTTTCACCATTCCAAAGGGTGCACAAGTTCTTATCAATGCGTGGGCTATAGGAAGAGATCCTAGCATTTGGGTCAATCCAAATGAATTTGTGCCGGAGAGGTTCCTAGGATCCGATATAGATCTCCGGGGAAGTATTTTTGAGCTTGTACCATTTGGCGGTGGCAGGCGAAGTTGTCCAGGATTGCCGTTGGCCACGAGAATGTTACATCTGATGCTGGGTTCGCTCGTTAACGCATTTAATTGGAGGCTCGAAGACGGTGTCACACCAGAAACTATGAACATGGAAGACAAGTTCGGGATCAGCGTGCAGAGAGCTCGGCCTCTGAAAGTCGTGGCCTTACCAGCGTAAACTGCGGAAAGATTTAAGTTATGGAACATGCACTAATGAGACCCCTCGTTTGAACACATTCGGAACATGTGTTGTGTTGTTAATTGGATGACATCATTCCCAATCCATGGAACGAATCAGCCCCCACTTGCCCGGAAAAAGACATAAGAGAAGGGTCTGCGGTCCTTGGCTTCAATAATGCAGGTTCATAGCAACCGCTCAATTTCTGGTGGACAGTAAAAAGAGATGACAACTTGGCCATAATTTATCTATGtcagagtaattaaatattaaattacgtattcatctaacaatttaatagtgatatcacaaaatttcacatagTATCAGAACAGGAGG is a genomic window containing:
- the LOC115731760 gene encoding geraniol 8-hydroxylase-like, translating into MDYLVLLLCLHLLWGLIQALSFVGTRVQTAPSNLPPGPRPLPLIGDLLELGKLPHKSLARLARTYGPIMKLQLGFITTVVISSPALAKEILRTHDAIFVSRTIPDTITAHNHDQLGLPWMPISPLFRKLRKMYNSHLLSNTKLDSNQQLRSMKVEELVCYVRRCAHSGDAIDIGEAAFRTSLNSLSNTVFSLDMTCPSNSAKELKELVWQIMAEVGKPNLADYFRVLKKIDPQGLKRRTELCFGEMFDIFDVLIKKRWQLRMQSGSVTSNDVLDALLDVVEEKSEDMDISLVKHLLLDFFVAGTETTSSTLEWAMAELLCNSEKLSKAQSELHEVIGKGNRMEEVDIPRLPYLQAIVKETFRLHPPFPLLLPRKSEADTQIGGFTIPKGAQVLINAWAIGRDPSIWVNPNEFVPERFLGSDIDLRGSIFELVPFGGGRRSCPGLPLATRMLHLMLGSLVNAFNWRLEDGVTPETMNMEDKFGISVQRARPLKVVALPA